In Streptomyces sp. NBC_01381, the sequence AGGTCCACAACTGGTCGCGCGGCACCCGAAGCGCGGACAGCACGAAGCCGCCGAAGCCCTCTCTGCCCCGCTTGCCGTCCCCGGTCCCGTCGGTCCTGCTGTCCCCCGCCACAAGATCAACCTTAAGCACGCCGCACCGACTTCGGTGCCGGCCGGTGCACCCGCACCACCCGCGGCCCGCCCCTGCCGCTCCCGCGGCCCCCTTGCTCGTACGTACGGAACGCCGCCCAGCACACCGCGAGCCCGGCCGCGAACACCGGCAGCCACGCGATCCTGGCGGGCACCCAGCCGAGCCCGTCCGGCACCGTGTGCAGCCCCGGCAGCGGAGATCCCGCGAGCAGGCCGAGCGCGGTGACCGCCATGAGCGCGGTCTGGTGCCACAGGAAGACCGTCATCGCGGAGAGGTTCACCAGCGCCACCGCCGCCCAGGCCGCGGGCCGCCGCAGCCATCGGCCGAGCGGCTCCCGCACAAGGAGGGCGAGCCCGCACTGGGCGAGGCCGAAGGCGACGGCCGCCAGGGTCGGCGGGTCCAGGTTCGAGACCGTGGCGCCGGGGACGCCGACCATCGACGCCGGGTAGCCGGCCCACAGGACGAGCCCGGCGGTCGCCGCCGCGCCGCCCGTGAGCAGCACCCAGCCGGAACGCCGGGTCAGCTCGCCGCGCGTCCACGCGGCGCCCAGCGTGTACGGCACGAGCCAGCCCGCCGCCACGTTGATCCAGCCGAGCCAGGAAGGTCCGCCAAGACCGAAGCGAACGAGATCCACGTGCAGTACGACGGCCAGCGGCCACAGCGGGTTGATCCGCGCCACCAGCGGAGTCGCCGCCGTCAGCGCCGCGAAGACCAGCAGGAACCAGAGCGGCGAGAGCGCCAGCTTGACCAGCGTGTGGACGGTCTCGAGGCCGGCGCCCGACGCGAGCATGCACCCCGCCGCGACGGTCCACAGCACTAGCACGGCGGCGACCGGCCGGAAGAGCCGCGCGAGCCGGACCGTCAGCCACGCCCGGTAGCCCGTGCCGCGCGCCCGCGCCGACGCATGACTCTTGGCGGCCACGTGCCCGCCCACCAGGAAGAACACGGCGAGCGTCTGGAAGACCCAGGAGATCGGCGCGAGCCACGGCATGTGCCGCAAGGGGCTGGCCGCGTGGAGCCCGCCGCTGTCCGGCACGATCGCGGTGACCAGCCAGTGCCCGAGGACGACGCCGAGGATGGCGAGGGCGCGCAGGGCGTCGACGGCACGGTCGCGGTCGGGCGGGGTCGCGGCGTCGACACGGCGGACGAGTGCACGCAGGTCACGCATGGGAGGCCCCTTCCGGGCTCTGGCCGCGCACGATCCGCGCGAGGCTGTCCAGTGCGACCGACCCCGGCTTCAGGTAGTCGCTGTGGCCGCCGTCGCCCGCAGGGAAGACGCGCGCGCCGAAGCCGGGGGACACCGGGTCCGTCCCGAAGCCGACGGTGGTCCCGAACAGGCCGACGCTGCTGTGCGGTACGTCAGAGATCCAGTCGTCGGCGCCGCGCCCTGCCCAAATCCGGGTGTGGGTACGGGATTTGAGATCGGCGGCACGGTCGACGCCGACACCCGGGCTGCCGTAGAGGGCGATGTCGTCGACCTCCAGACCCTGCGGCCCCTGCGATCCCTGCGCCCCCTGTGCCGCC encodes:
- a CDS encoding acyltransferase, producing MRDLRALVRRVDAATPPDRDRAVDALRALAILGVVLGHWLVTAIVPDSGGLHAASPLRHMPWLAPISWVFQTLAVFFLVGGHVAAKSHASARARGTGYRAWLTVRLARLFRPVAAVLVLWTVAAGCMLASGAGLETVHTLVKLALSPLWFLLVFAALTAATPLVARINPLWPLAVVLHVDLVRFGLGGPSWLGWINVAAGWLVPYTLGAAWTRGELTRRSGWVLLTGGAAATAGLVLWAGYPASMVGVPGATVSNLDPPTLAAVAFGLAQCGLALLVREPLGRWLRRPAAWAAVALVNLSAMTVFLWHQTALMAVTALGLLAGSPLPGLHTVPDGLGWVPARIAWLPVFAAGLAVCWAAFRTYEQGGRGSGRGGPRVVRVHRPAPKSVRRA